In Bacillus thuringiensis, the DNA window GTATATGAGTAAATATCAAGTATTTACGGATCGTAAACATCCTGTTTATCCAGTTTAAAAGCCCTATTTAGGGCTTTCTTGCTCAAAAAGTCAAGGAGGGGAAAACATTGAAACAAGCAGTTTGGTTTCCAACAGAAGAGTATAAAGAAAAAACACGTTTATATGGTTGGATGAAATCGTTGGGCTATGAAGATTATGAAACGTTTTATAATAAATCTATTGAAGAAACAGCTTGGTTTTGGGGAGAAGCTGAGAAAGCGGTTGGCTATCAATGGATGAAACCTTATACGGAAGTGTTAGATTTAGAAAATGGTACGCCGTTTGCACAGTGGTATAATGGCGGAACCTGTAACGTTGTAGAATCAGTTTTATCACGCTGGTTGGCGGATGAAGAGACAAGAATACAGCCAGCACTTCAGTACGAAGGGGAAAATGGAGCTTCAAAATCATTTACATATGAAGAACTTGACAGCTGGGTAAGTCGCGTTGCAAACGGTTTGAAACATGCGGGTATTGAAAAAGGTGACCGTGTAACGATTTATATGCCGATGATTCCGGAAACAGTTGTTGCGATGCTAGCTGTTATGAAAATCGGAGCAATTATTTCACCAATATTCTCAGGATTTGCTTCTGATGCAGTCATGACACGTGTGCAAGCAGCAGGATCTAAAATGATCATTACTGCAGATGGTTTTTCACGCCGAGGTAAGATTGTTTCATTAAAAGATGAAGTAGATAAAGCTTGTGTGCATTGTCCAACTGTTGAAAAAGTTGTTATCGTTCGTCATGCAGGAAATGATTTTACACCGCATAATTATGATTTCTCATGGAGTGCACTGGAAAAAGAAAAACCATTTACACATGCTGAAGAAATGCATAGTGATGATCCCTTAATGCTCATTTATACATCAGGTACAACTGGAAAACCAAAAGGAACAGTACACACTCATGCTGGTTTTCCTTTAAAAGCAGCTTTTGATGCAGGGTTCGGAATGAATATAAAACAAAGTGACCGAGTATTATGGGTAACTGATATGGGATGGATGATGGGACCATTTTTACTATTCGGCTCTCTCATAAATGGAGCAACGATGGTTATGTACGAAGGTGTTCCAGACTTCCCAGAAGCAGATCGTTTATGGGAGACAGTTGATAAATATGAGATTACACATCTTGGTATATCACCAACATTAATTCGTGCGTTAATGGCAAAAGGTGATGAGTATGTAAATAAACATTCGCTTAAGAGTTTAGAAGTATTCGCATCAACAGGTGAGCCTTGGAATCCAGACCCTTGGATGTGGCTATTTGAAACGGTGGGAAAAAGT includes these proteins:
- a CDS encoding AMP-binding protein, translating into MKQAVWFPTEEYKEKTRLYGWMKSLGYEDYETFYNKSIEETAWFWGEAEKAVGYQWMKPYTEVLDLENGTPFAQWYNGGTCNVVESVLSRWLADEETRIQPALQYEGENGASKSFTYEELDSWVSRVANGLKHAGIEKGDRVTIYMPMIPETVVAMLAVMKIGAIISPIFSGFASDAVMTRVQAAGSKMIITADGFSRRGKIVSLKDEVDKACVHCPTVEKVVIVRHAGNDFTPHNYDFSWSALEKEKPFTHAEEMHSDDPLMLIYTSGTTGKPKGTVHTHAGFPLKAAFDAGFGMNIKQSDRVLWVTDMGWMMGPFLLFGSLINGATMVMYEGVPDFPEADRLWETVDKYEITHLGISPTLIRALMAKGDEYVNKHSLKSLEVFASTGEPWNPDPWMWLFETVGKSNVPICNYSGGTEISGGIFGNVLIKPIAPISFNASLPGMAAVVLDDQGNPIRDEVGELCLEKPWVGMTKSFWEDDERYVNTYWSRFENKWVHGDWVIYDGEQYIITGRSDDTLNIAGKRIGPAEYESILVKHNDVIEAAAIGVPDDVKGEVCHCFVVLRDNVTFTGELKKELMSLVNSHIGKALCPKDIHVVEDLPKTRNSKVMRRVIKAAYLGKELGDLSSLVNPEVVPFIQGLQSSKL